The genomic stretch GAAACACCTACGTGGTAATACCTACATAGAGTATGCAGACCTGCGAAGCGCTGTTAAAGCTTATCGCACGTTACACGCGCGATGGTATGGAGGAAGACAAATGTCATTACAATTCTGTCAAATACCATCTTGGAAAGCAGCTATATgtggtatgttttttttaaataaatttattggatAATATATagtgtgcgttttccaattacagagcataatgcgactcagtgccgcataatgccgcataatgctgaagcttaattggaatttggaacgtgaattagttttcaaatgcatcagcagagtgcgctaagtcagtgttgaaaaaaaaaatgttatgaatagagttagcaacctcattaatgtataaataatgtggtaaacaataataattagttgAAAACTatttacgcttattttaagtaatttggattttgattatttcattaacatttttttactgaaataagagaaaacctttaaaaaatataaggttttaacaagctaaattaacagtaaaatatttagtttcatgtaagaagtttacatcatttacgttttgagtaatttttttaaatgatttctaaaaaaattataaactttttcaaaaccatgcaatgtttacaaaagtataatcctgtaaaataagtttgtttacagatccgaattttaaaatgaaattgtattcatattttaaatgtggaatataaaagaagtaactatttataccttcatccatacttatatttattttttttagcagtttgaaataactttaattattttcaaaatctacgacgaaacgaaagccttacaaatttttcaacaataaataatatttactaacgaaaatttcgataaatgccaacttaaagaaaaacactggtcaattttctgtcactgtgttggtattgATTGCGAGAAGCACACGAGAGCATTACttttgagagtgctcaattgtgcgaagcgttgctgtagttggaacattcaacgttgagcattatgccgcataatgcgctctagtgctgtaattggaaaacgcacaatattatactatattatactattttttttttaaccagCTGGGTTaatcatattatgtatttttagaaGCTTACAATGGGTTTTGTATATGGTTGTCATGttgtataataatgtaatagtaatgtcaaattaataacaaacatataagtatttaaaatattgcataTTTGGCGTAGTTACCATTCATACCTGCTTTGAGTTGTAAATTTCTTCTTAACAGGGTCTTGAGACAAAATCATTCAaccattttcataaaaaattatttggcaTTAAAAAGTGTGTCACGCCTGTCGAAAAGTGACTTTCTCTCAAGCCCCAAGAAGAGAAGAAGAGATGTTAAATTCGCTCTTTGCACATTTTATCCTGTTCTTTGACAATCTGGAAAGAAATGCTTTCTAAGCATTATTTAGCATATCTAATTTGTTTCTTATGAATCTTATCATGATCTCAAATCTTAGTAGCAATCTGGATTACATTTCTATTAATAGATAAATCATTTAACTTTTAGGTCTACAGTCAAGGAAAAGATGTCCTAAAGGCCGTGCATGTAACTTCTTGCACGTATTTTCAAATCCTGAAAACTTTTTTAGAAGAAATTATATTCCTGAGAGGtaattaatttagtaaaaaaccCTATTTAAGGTACAATAGGAGATTTTAGAGTGATTCTGGTatggaaaaatattatgttcttaTAGTTTTAATAGCTTATTTCAtttctataaacaaaaaagacCACaagaacatataaaaaatcgattttttttgtctttaaatTCATCTTGATTAGATTTATGGACtaaaattatctattaagtaatatttcatttaatttatagaagGCGTAGGACACCGCCACGTTCATGGCGATGGTCAGAATCACCCGAacgagaaataataaaaaggaagCGTTCGAGATCAAAAGATAGACGAGATACCAAAGATAGAAGAAAGCGGCGTcattcaaaaaaaaacagatcTGACAGTTGATTTATattactttgtaaaataatataatagttctATAACATTTGTTTCATTGCTCAATTTTTAAGACTGGTATTCGTAAcaccttcattttttttttttttcaagaataAAAACCCTTCATTGTTAGTGAGTGACAACGATAAAACGTACTCTTATTTTAACGTAAAAAAATCTCAACTTTGTCGTTTGCCGACAAAGTTTAAGTTAACACACATAAGTTTTCAAAAAGTCGCTGATCTGTGTTATTTATCTAAGactacttataaataaaatatagacaataatactatatttaacGTGTCTAAGAATGACTTTCTCTGAATTAGCCAGTTTAGTAACAATAATTAGAGAAATTGGAGAGCTGAGTGGTCCAATAGATTATCATTTTGCGAAATATTGTTGTACGATATAGTATTTTCTTGAGAAAATATACCGCCCTGTCTTATGTATGCCCTGTATTAAGACAAGGCGGTATGGTCAAAACACTTTAGCCTGGCCAGaagtaacaaaataatttaaaaaaactatactaGTCTGTGGTTCAGTAGGGACGTAACATTCTAcataaaaatcgattatttatttagcaagcaaaatcgattttatcctaatttatcaattaataaaaaaaaacaccctaaagAGCGTTGTTCACATcttcaaaatttgttatttgtcgtttgattttaaaaatcaatcagACAGtatcatcagcaaacaaaattatctGATGTTTTTTCTCTACCATAAAAGGTAAgtagatcatttatataaacaagaaagaggAAAGGGTCAAGAATTGAGCCCTGTGGTACCCCCATACCTACTACCGTCCCAGAGGACCTCTTACCACTCAGTTCAACCTTCTGAGTTCTACCGTGTAAATAGGAAGTCAGAAGATTCAGTGCGGTATTCTTGATGCCATAGTGGTGGAGTTGCATCGATTGCATACATCAAGTATATCAAAACATCTTCAAAGCATCGGATCTATTAAATGTATCGCATTGTAAACATGGATGCATATCGAATATCCCCAATAGTTCGAGGACCGGGTTGTAAAACACCTGACATAATGCCGGGAGGTGGACTAAAAATCGACTAttattgattttcaattatataaagaatcgattattaattgttttttttaatattaaaatagcaaatcgattttaatcgattattttttcacatccctatgGTTTAGTATTGACTATGGCATTAATAGCCGTGACAGATGActgttatgaaattattaatacatagaTGTAAATAACAGCTtacatcaataaataaataaagaatgttctttaaattttaagtagAACAGTTCTTATATTGAATGAATGCATTTCTAAAACAAACTGCCGTAACAGAATTAGAAATATTGGTAAAATGTCAATATcagcaatatattttaatataaccaGATGCAATtatttgcaattatttaaaacatcacTCTGCCTTGCTATTCCAAATGTTCATCCTACAAGGACAATTATATGTTCTACTTACATTCTacagaaaaaacttttaataaataacattggAAGTACATTAGATTCaggtaacataaatttaacaattacattatCAATGAGTTATTGTATAATACATACAGATTTCCTACTCATTCCCACTAGAATAAAACCCTTTGCAATCTACagctaaaaaattacttattttactaGCTCATAATTGCACCtgctgaatttaaaaaaaatatgtactttCTAAGATagctcttttattttatttagggCAAAGAATACAATCTACCTGATACATCTTTTTATCATGAACACCagttttacttaatatttttagtttctaCAGCCAAGAAAAACCTAATTTCTGAATTGAATTTTGAGTCTGAAAGTCATGCTGCACCCTTTTGTAAACTGCCTATTAAAAGTTTacttcaaatatataaaacaactaAACAGGATCAGGAAAGTGGTCATTGTAACAACAGGCTGTATTACATTGCTTCTCATTTGAAGGTAATATttctaaatgaaataaaatagtttcaaCATACCTTTActataaagataattttttcagTGCCCACCTGGTATGTTAAGTGATCGCCTTGCAAAAaggtgttttatttatagcttATCTTTCGACTGGCTGgaaaaatcattaaaagttTTGCTAGGTAAGAGGTGAGTTTATGGTGATGTAACAATTCTTTGTTTGACATTCTAAACTTatggtaattttaatataatattctttcaTTGATTTCAGATAAAGGAGTACCTCCAGATAGAATATTACGAGATTTGTGGGTATTAAAATATCATCATCAAACTATAGATGATAGACTCAAAAGAATACAAGATATGGGTATTGACACCCTGTATCCATGGATGGTGCGATGCTCTGAGGATATATTAAATAGGTATTTGattatgtaatgtattgtGAGtgagtgatttttttatttaaagctaAGAAACATTTCTTAGGTTctgatatattatgtataaaataactagGTCTTTATTGAAAGCTATGATTCACTGTGCATTAAAATTATGATgaaatttatgaattattaaatataaaaattaaagtatactATTAATCTGATTATAGGTATATAGAAATTTACCAAGAAACCAAAAGCATTTTAGGTAATGGTCAATCAACAAAGGGATATATAGCTAACCGCTTAAATACCTCCATAGATACAATAGACGAAATATATGCTAAAGTGCCATCTTTTACAAGGATAAGAGTCAGcaaggtatttttattaacgttTATTAtgaactataattattatgtttagaaaattattcagaacacaccaatcacatttatgacataaattatgaaaaaaccAAAATCATACATAAATGTACTTTTTAGGTAAAAAAATTCTTGGATTTTCTATTTGAAGAAGGGTTCACAATTGaagatatattatgtaagCCAAGAGTATTGTGTGCCTCACAAAAAACAGTAAAAGAGAGATTAGAAAAACTTAGAGGATTAGGACTAAAAGATATCAATCTCAATGTTCTGTGTAGAAGTAGAAAAGATTTCAGAAAATATTATGAGAGTTTACAAACAGTAACCAAGGATGAAAATAAGCaagcttaaaataaaaagactattgttttatttatcccATCTTTATTTTCAGAATACTTCATATACACTCCTATATTATGACAAAACCATTTTgcatagtaattaaatataataaaaatcaattcatGGATCCTTGTTTACCAATAATTTTAACACTAAAgcttaaaatgaaaatgaaaatgacaATCTTCAaaaggttaaaaaaataaaatatctagcAATGCAGTGGAATGAATATTTGAcactatacaatattatttaatcatgcaggtgtaaatttattacaataaatgtaGGCAGGATACTTTTAGTGTCATTCTAACCACCTATGgttattaattatgaatattttgtgAGTTCTGAGTAAAAATCAGTTTCctaaatagttataatttgTCTATTGATGAGCACACTGAACTCCTGGCCCTGAATGCATGTGTTCTTCATCATCACTAGCATATGCTTCCTCCCTAGTAACACGATTCCTCTCATTAGGTGTGTAATCCATTAGGTTGACTTCCTCAACATCTTCACCTGTAGGCATGACAAAAGCAGGACGAGGTGGAAGCACAGTTTCTATCTGTCTTAATTGCTCTTCTGCTGCGAAGTTGTTTTCCGGGAAAGTAACTtcaaacttaatatataaattcccCTTTTCAAAGGGGTTTTTATGTTGCGGCATTCCTTCACCTTTTATTCCTTTTAAGTCTCCTGGCTTAATTACTTCTCCTGCTGCATGTCTAATGAGAAGATCACGTCCATCAAGATGTTTGACAACAAATTCAAAACCACATAGTGCTTCAGTCAAAGAAATATCACGTCTTATTATAAGATCATCACTATTCCTTTGAAAAACATCATGGGCTTTTTGTTGAAGTACAATGATAACATCTCCTGGTTCAACATCGGGCGCCTGATCACCTTCTCCtctaaagataattttttgattTTCACGCATTCCTTTTTCTACATGTACTTCAAGAATTttagtttcatttaaaacttTCTTTCCTTTACATTTTGAGCATTTGTCTTTGTCATTTATTGTTTCACCTTGGCCTTGACAAGTGGGACAGCGACTTTGCAATTGTCGGGTCATGTTAGGGCCAATCCGTTGAAAGGATACTTTTATGCCTTGTCCATGGCAGTCACTACAAGAAACAACTGCACCAGGTTTACCACCTACACCCTTACATGGCCCACAGATAACATTTTTACTCAGCTGCAATTTTGCCGTTTTTCCTACATACATATCTTCTAAAGACACTTTCAATGTATGAATAGTATCTTCACCACGCGCTCTTCCGCGACTCCGTCGACCACCCATTCCGAAAATATCACCAAAGAAATGGCGAAATAGATCATCATGACCACCACCTTGACCACCTTCTTGGAGCCCTTTCAACCCATATTGATCATAAACTTGTCGCTTTTTAGAGTCAGATAATACATCATAGGCGTAACTAATCTCTTTAAAACGATCACCAGCATTTGGGTTAACATCAGGGTGAAATTCTTTTGCTAACTTGTGATAattctgaaaaatattaaaaacgtgcttaaaataacaaaccatttaattattaacatttacttATTACGTCCACATGCACTATTGTCAcaatcaataaaatagataactTACTCGTTTAATTTCTGTGTCACTTGCATTCCTGGATACACCTAATATTTCGTATAACTTATTATCAGCCATTTTACTAACAGTATATAGATCAAAAGACAAAAATTCGTGGAGAATAACTAAAGAAAATGAATTACGCTAAACCTTCCGTACACTAAATTCCATTAGTCATAGACAAGGGTTCAGAAACAATTCTGTAATAGACAGTAGACATGCAAACTATTTATAGATAACAAATTACGGATTATTAATGTGACTCTGTCGCGCGATCGCACGAAGGCGGGGTACCAAAAAGCGCGTAGGGTGGAGAGAGAGTAAAGCCGAGGCAGAAGTTGCGCATTTAAATGGGCTGAAACCCACACAGTATGTTCGATAGCGCCAGAAGACGAATTGAAGAAAACCTTTCTGCCGTAGAGATGGTCGCTAGTTGTTCAATGAAACTGAAAGGCATCTTTTGCTGCGCTCAAGAAGGCCGTTGTTGCTATTAGGACAGGTGCTGAGAGCCTAGCAGTGCCAACGCTCGCAGACGAAACACTCATCCTTCAGCTGGAAATGAACGCCTCTGTGCACAACTCTCTTGCAAGATAAAACGCGCGAGGTGAGGGCGTTCCTGGAAGTTGCAACAAGCTCCGATGGATCGCCCACCCTTCAACGTAGAAGAACTGGAGGTTCCAATTCTCCGCCAGGGGGTTGAGCGCATAAATGCACAATTAGAGGATATCGGACCACAACCCAACTAATAACCACCAAACGTCGTCGCAGCAGCCCCGAAGACGAAGCGGGGAAAGGAGATGGTAATCCTGCTGGATTGTGGATTGGATGTCTGTAGACAGAGCCGACTATCACAGGCGCAACAACAGTCCAAACGTATGACGAAAGCGGAGTGGTCGAAAATGATCGAAGTAAGGCGATGGAAGGCGTTTTTATTGCCTGTCTTGCAGTTGCATCCCAGCACACCCCTTTATCGCTTTGCGGCGATGCCGCGGAGGGATAGAATATCGTTTCCAAAAAAAGCCAAACAGCAACAACCACGACacctagaaataaaaaaaatctaaggtTGGCAAAGACATAGTCTTATACAACCTCGCCTTGCCTCGCCACACCGCTGCGTGTGCCGAAGGGCGCTGAGGCAAGATGGGTCACCTATGCCGCTGCCCTAAAGGAAACTCGTGCCAAAGTGGATCTGAAGGAGGCCGGTATCGAGGGCGTTAAGCTCCGCCCCGCCGCCACGGGAGCTACCATGCTGGATGA from Pieris napi chromosome 15, ilPieNapi1.2, whole genome shotgun sequence encodes the following:
- the LOC125056379 gene encoding transcription termination factor, mitochondrial isoform X1, translating into MSISAIYFNITRCNYLQLFKTSLCLAIPNVHPTRTIICSTYILQKKLLINNIGSTLDSVSTAKKNLISELNFESESHAAPFCKLPIKSLLQIYKTTKQDQESGHCNNRLYYIASHLKCPPGMLSDRLAKRCFIYSLSFDWLEKSLKVLLDKGVPPDRILRDLWVLKYHHQTIDDRLKRIQDMGIDTLYPWMVRCSEDILNRYIEIYQETKSILGNGQSTKGYIANRLNTSIDTIDEIYAKVPSFTRIRVSKVKKFLDFLFEEGFTIEDILCKPRVLCASQKTVKERLEKLRGLGLKDINLNVLCRSRKDFRKYYESLQTVTKDENKQA
- the LOC125056379 gene encoding transcription termination factor, mitochondrial isoform X2; the protein is MSISAIYFNITRCNYLQLFKTSLCLAIPNVHPTRTIICSTYILQKKLLINNIGSTLDSAKKNLISELNFESESHAAPFCKLPIKSLLQIYKTTKQDQESGHCNNRLYYIASHLKCPPGMLSDRLAKRCFIYSLSFDWLEKSLKVLLDKGVPPDRILRDLWVLKYHHQTIDDRLKRIQDMGIDTLYPWMVRCSEDILNRYIEIYQETKSILGNGQSTKGYIANRLNTSIDTIDEIYAKVPSFTRIRVSKVKKFLDFLFEEGFTIEDILCKPRVLCASQKTVKERLEKLRGLGLKDINLNVLCRSRKDFRKYYESLQTVTKDENKQA
- the LOC125056378 gene encoding dnaJ homolog subfamily A member 2-like, producing the protein MADNKLYEILGVSRNASDTEIKRNYHKLAKEFHPDVNPNAGDRFKEISYAYDVLSDSKKRQVYDQYGLKGLQEGGQGGGHDDLFRHFFGDIFGMGGRRSRGRARGEDTIHTLKVSLEDMYVGKTAKLQLSKNVICGPCKGVGGKPGAVVSCSDCHGQGIKVSFQRIGPNMTRQLQSRCPTCQGQGETINDKDKCSKCKGKKVLNETKILEVHVEKGMRENQKIIFRGEGDQAPDVEPGDVIIVLQQKAHDVFQRNSDDLIIRRDISLTEALCGFEFVVKHLDGRDLLIRHAAGEVIKPGDLKGIKGEGMPQHKNPFEKGNLYIKFEVTFPENNFAAEEQLRQIETVLPPRPAFVMPTGEDVEEVNLMDYTPNERNRVTREEAYASDDEEHMHSGPGVQCAHQ